In a genomic window of Thermoproteus tenax Kra 1:
- a CDS encoding indolepyruvate ferredoxin oxidoreductase subunit alpha, protein MRQLLLGNEAIAYGALSAGVAVATGYPGTPSSEVIETLLEYRDRIVEWTTNEKVAVEIAYGAALSGARALAAMKHVGLNVAADPLHSAAYTGVEGALLIVVADDPAMWSSQNEQDTRWYGVQAYVPVLEPSDPQDAFQLAKEGFSLSESFGHPVLLRSVTRVSHVRAPVVVEPPAPPKFGRFQKRVDKHVLVPAIARTRKVDLLKKWESLADVSLRYTKVDGEGDLVVIASGVGYAYAAEALERYNVRARLIKIGMSVPISKRILDMVPQGEAVVVEEGDPVLEIQLRSLGLRTKGKLDGFFPRHGELTLRSVIEGISKAFNLGVKLPSAPRPPLEPPSRPAYLCPGCPHMGTFYALRIAAAGAKIVWSGDIGCYSLGVNLGEQDVLTHMGSSLGLGMGIAQADREKLVVATIGDSTFYHAALPQLVDLKTKRVPLLLVVMDNEYTAMTGGQPSPSRDAPAEIFAQALGIKYFVVDPADVKTSVEKIREAVSLAKSGEPAVVVSRRPCILEALRVARRAGFSPPRYVVDADKCKSCGICYNLLKCYAISKQPDGKAWIDPSLCNGCSMCAQVCPYNAIKPQEPGKVNRWLELWSQA, encoded by the coding sequence GTGAGACAGCTGTTGCTCGGCAACGAGGCCATAGCGTACGGAGCTCTGTCTGCCGGTGTGGCTGTCGCAACAGGATACCCTGGGACTCCTTCGTCTGAGGTCATCGAGACTTTGTTGGAGTACCGCGACCGGATAGTCGAATGGACGACGAACGAGAAAGTCGCTGTAGAGATAGCATATGGCGCCGCGTTGTCGGGCGCCAGGGCGCTGGCGGCCATGAAGCACGTCGGCCTAAACGTAGCAGCAGACCCGCTCCACAGCGCAGCCTACACTGGCGTTGAAGGCGCGTTATTGATAGTGGTCGCCGATGATCCAGCCATGTGGTCGTCTCAAAACGAGCAAGATACTAGGTGGTATGGCGTACAAGCGTATGTGCCTGTGTTAGAGCCGTCCGATCCTCAGGATGCCTTTCAATTAGCCAAGGAGGGCTTTAGTCTCAGCGAATCCTTCGGCCATCCCGTCCTTTTGAGAAGCGTGACCCGCGTCAGCCACGTAAGAGCCCCCGTCGTAGTCGAACCGCCCGCCCCGCCTAAGTTCGGCAGGTTCCAAAAGAGGGTCGACAAGCACGTGCTCGTGCCGGCCATCGCTAGGACGAGAAAGGTTGACTTATTGAAAAAGTGGGAGTCGCTTGCGGACGTGTCCCTAAGATATACAAAGGTGGATGGCGAGGGCGATCTCGTCGTTATAGCGTCCGGCGTCGGCTACGCCTACGCAGCCGAGGCTCTAGAGAGGTATAATGTGAGAGCGAGGCTGATAAAGATCGGGATGTCGGTCCCAATTTCGAAGAGAATACTCGACATGGTGCCGCAGGGAGAGGCGGTAGTAGTGGAGGAGGGAGACCCAGTGTTGGAGATCCAGCTGAGGAGTCTCGGGTTGAGGACTAAGGGGAAGCTTGACGGCTTCTTCCCCAGACATGGTGAGCTGACTCTGAGGTCGGTCATCGAGGGGATCTCTAAGGCGTTTAATTTAGGCGTGAAACTGCCCTCAGCGCCCAGGCCCCCGTTGGAGCCGCCCTCCAGGCCTGCATATCTGTGTCCAGGGTGCCCCCACATGGGGACTTTCTACGCGCTGAGGATAGCCGCCGCAGGCGCCAAAATTGTATGGTCCGGCGATATCGGGTGTTACTCGCTCGGAGTTAACTTGGGCGAGCAGGACGTCCTCACTCATATGGGGTCTAGTCTCGGGTTGGGCATGGGCATTGCTCAGGCCGATAGAGAGAAGCTTGTCGTGGCCACAATAGGCGATTCGACGTTTTACCACGCGGCTCTTCCCCAACTAGTCGACCTCAAGACCAAGAGGGTTCCGTTATTGTTGGTAGTGATGGACAATGAGTATACTGCCATGACCGGCGGGCAGCCGAGTCCCAGCAGAGATGCGCCAGCCGAAATCTTCGCGCAGGCCTTGGGGATAAAATACTTCGTCGTAGACCCTGCCGACGTTAAGACGAGCGTGGAGAAGATTAGGGAGGCCGTATCTCTAGCTAAATCAGGGGAGCCAGCCGTCGTTGTATCAAGACGCCCTTGTATACTTGAGGCACTGCGCGTAGCCAGAAGGGCCGGCTTCAGCCCGCCGAGATATGTGGTCGATGCCGATAAATGTAAGTCGTGTGGCATATGCTATAACTTATTGAAGTGCTACGCCATCAGCAAGCAACCTGATGGGAAGGCTTGGATAGATCCTTCGTTGTGTAACGGATGCTCTATGTGCGCCCAAGTCTGTCCCTACAATGCGATCAAGCCCCAAGAGCCTGGAAAGGTCAACAGATGGCTGGAGCTATGGTCACAAGCATAG
- a CDS encoding 2-oxoacid:acceptor oxidoreductase family protein, with protein MVTSIVVVGVGGQGVVTLARWLGRAAMAAGYDVKIAETHGLSQRGGSVEVHVRFGEVVRSPTVSEADADYVVALEALEALRAFKYLKSDALMVVNKRIINVPGKSVDSAAVFNALVSLKNVKLIPAFDIAQRLGGSTYENAVMFGYMAALLGLDRAVDWLDGGNLRAFNEGKKFISFENIR; from the coding sequence ATGGTCACAAGCATAGTCGTAGTAGGAGTTGGGGGTCAGGGAGTAGTAACACTCGCCAGATGGTTGGGCAGAGCCGCCATGGCCGCAGGCTACGATGTAAAAATTGCCGAGACCCACGGCTTGAGCCAACGTGGTGGATCGGTGGAGGTGCACGTGAGATTCGGCGAGGTCGTACGCTCTCCAACTGTCTCAGAGGCGGACGCCGATTACGTGGTCGCCCTCGAGGCCTTGGAGGCGCTGAGGGCATTTAAATATTTAAAGAGCGATGCCCTTATGGTTGTAAACAAGAGGATAATCAATGTTCCAGGCAAAAGCGTTGACTCAGCTGCCGTCTTCAACGCCCTGGTCTCGTTAAAAAATGTAAAGCTGATTCCAGCTTTCGATATAGCACAGAGGTTGGGCGGATCGACCTATGAGAACGCTGTTATGTTCGGCTATATGGCGGCGTTATTGGGCCTCGACAGAGCGGTGGACTGGCTAGATGGGGGCAACCTCAGGGCATTCAACGAGGGGAAAAAGTTCATAAGTTTTGAAAACATTCGTTGA
- a CDS encoding serine protein kinase RIO, producing the protein MDDIDVKKRVRTEKDHEYFESLDEVFNAYTWRALFALMNRGVVDEVLGSIAQGKEAKVVLARNKKGEEIVLKIYYTTTSTFIKSRYKYILGDPRFKNKKIKKDIIDIVETWCRKEFGNLSAAFKAGVKVPRPIAAEKNILAMEFVGEGGVPAPALYEVGVSGLDDPDEVFWEILRNIERAYIIGKLVHADLSEFNVLYVGGDIRIIDWGSAVKREHPLALEYLARDLGNVFRFFGVRIDGTKAAKVLAERARGEYYEDEEGWLIIGGKRLYELLGQL; encoded by the coding sequence GTGGATGACATTGACGTAAAAAAACGCGTCAGAACCGAGAAGGATCATGAGTACTTCGAGAGCTTAGACGAAGTTTTTAATGCCTACACGTGGCGGGCGTTGTTTGCGCTCATGAATAGAGGAGTTGTTGACGAGGTTTTGGGCTCCATAGCCCAAGGTAAGGAGGCCAAGGTAGTTCTGGCTAGAAATAAGAAGGGCGAGGAGATTGTCCTCAAGATCTATTACACAACTACATCGACATTTATTAAATCGCGATATAAATATATATTGGGAGATCCTAGGTTTAAAAATAAAAAAATTAAAAAAGATATAATAGATATAGTTGAGACTTGGTGTAGAAAGGAATTTGGCAACCTATCTGCAGCGTTTAAGGCAGGCGTGAAGGTGCCGAGGCCCATAGCGGCGGAGAAAAACATACTCGCAATGGAGTTCGTAGGAGAGGGCGGCGTGCCCGCGCCAGCTCTGTATGAGGTCGGAGTGAGCGGGTTGGACGACCCCGACGAGGTGTTCTGGGAGATTCTCAGGAATATAGAGAGAGCATACATAATCGGCAAGTTGGTCCACGCGGATTTGAGCGAGTTCAACGTGCTCTATGTAGGCGGAGATATTAGGATCATAGACTGGGGCTCTGCAGTTAAGAGGGAGCATCCATTGGCGCTGGAGTATCTGGCAAGAGACCTAGGTAACGTCTTCAGATTTTTCGGAGTGAGGATTGACGGAACTAAGGCGGCGAAGGTTCTGGCCGAGAGGGCCAGAGGGGAGTACTACGAGGACGAGGAGGGATGGCTCATTATCGGGGGAAAAAGGCTCTATGAGCTACTCGGCCAACTGTAG